A single genomic interval of Apis cerana isolate GH-2021 linkage group LG14, AcerK_1.0, whole genome shotgun sequence harbors:
- the LOC108001033 gene encoding apyrase, translated as MNSNHGARIYRLLALLLLVPICHGSTGRGLHYPGRSDLFELSVIHLNDFHARFEQTNPRSGTCQEGEETSCVGGIARISTAVNRLLKERPNAIFLNAGDHYQGTLWYTVYRWNVTATFMNMLPHDAMTLGNHEFDNDVEGVVPFLKMVKAPVVVTNIDATEEPTMQGLYKNSTIIERNGTKIGVIGVILSTTNKIATTGKLKFLDEVETVNEEAERLKSQGVDIIIVLSHCGLDVDRIMAAKCPLIDLVVGGHSHTFLYTGPPPFIDKPADKYPVEVVQEGSNRTVLIVQAAAFTKYLGNLTVWFDGKGEVVDWDGNPILLDKSIEQDPEIVKALEPWKVVVDEQANVKIAKSRVYLDNECWKKECNFGNLITDAMVDSYVEKAENETVWTYAAVGVMNTGGIRIPIDSAGGYITYSDLLMAQPFENTWDILELNGSCILQILNMKEKLAWSGLKVIYTGSSKIVKEVKIRCRACEVPKFEDLKQDEWYRIVVPTFLVGAGDGFVLFKSCGRNHEVGHLDWEQLAKYMKKVSPILVGEDRRAIFLNENDPNEK; from the exons ATGAATTCTAACCACGGTGCCCGAATTTATCGGCTCTTGGCCTTGTTGCTCCTCGTCCCGATATGCCACGGATCCACCGGAAGAGGACTGCATTATCCGGGACGATCGGATTTATTCGAGTTGTCGGTGATACATCTGAACGATTTCCACGCAAG GTTCGAGCAAACCAATCCCCGATCCGGAACGTGTcaagagggggaggaaacgAGTTGCGTAGGTGGAATAGCGAGAATTTCCACGGCTGTGAATCGGTTGTTGAAGGAGAGGCCGAACGCGATCTTCCTCAATGCTGGGGACCATTATCAGGGGACTCTGTGGTACACCGTTTATCGTTGGAACGTGACTGCTACGTTCATGAACATGCTGCCCCACGACGCGATG acTTTAGGGAACCACGAATTCGACAATGACGTGGAGGGTGTGGttccatttttgaaaatggTCAAGGCACCCGTGGTGGTGACCAATATCGACGCGACCGAGGAACCAACGATGCAG GGCCTGTACAAGAACAGCACGATCATCGAGAGAAATGGGACGAAGATCGGGGTGATCGGCGTTATTCTATCGACCACAAAC AAAATCGCCACTACCGGGAAATTAAAGTTTCTGGACGAGGTGGAAACGGTGAACGAGGAGGCGGAGAGATTGAAATCCCAAGGGGTCGATATTATCATCGTTTTGAGCCACTGCGGCCTGGACGTGGACAGGATAATGGCCGCCAAGTGTCCTTTAATCGACCTCGTTGTCGGCGGTCACTCCCATACCTTTCTTTACACcg GACCACCCCCCTTCATCGATAAACCCGCGGACAAATATCCGGTGGAGGTGGTCCAGGAGGGGAGCAACAGAACCGTGTTGATCGTTCAAGCCGCAGCGTTCACGAA ATACTTGGGAAACTTGACGGTGTGGTTCGACGGGAAAGGAGAGGTGGTCGATTGGGACGGAAATCCGATTCTCCTCGACAAATCGATCGAGCAAG ATCCCGAGATCGTGAAGGCTTTGGAACCGTGGAAGGTGGTCGTGGACGAGCAAGCGAACGTGAAGATAGCTAAATCTAGGGTGTATCTGGACAACGAATGCTGGAAGAAGGAGTGCAACTTTGGAAATTTGATCACGGACGCTATGGTAGATTCG TACGTGGAGAAAGCGGAGAATGAAACCGTTTGGACTTATGCCGCGGTCGGCGTTATGAATACCGGAGGGATACGCATTCCCATCGACTCGGCGGGCGGATACATTACGTATTCCGATCTGTTGATGGCTCAACCTTTCGAGAACACGTGGGACATTCTCGAGTTAAATGGCAGCTGCATCTTGCAG aTCTTGAACATGAAGGAAAAGTTGGCGTGGTCGGGTTTAAAAGTGATTTACACCGGTAGTTCCAAAATCGTGAAAGAGGTTAAAATAAG ATGTCGAGCTTGCGAGGTGCCGAAATTCGAAGACTTGAAACAGGACGAATGGTACAGAATCGTGGTGCCAACGTTTCTTGTCGGAGCAGGGGATGGATTCGTTCTGTTCAAAAGCTGCGGAAGGAATCACGAGGTCGGACACTTGGACTGGGAACAATTGGCCAAATACATGAAGAAGGTCAGCCCGATACTAGTCGGGGAGGATCGTCGGGCGatctttttaaacgaaaatgatCCCAACGAGAAATGA